One segment of Olsenella uli DSM 7084 DNA contains the following:
- a CDS encoding glycerol-3-phosphate acyltransferase — protein sequence MVARISSLLIGYAFGGLLTAEVVCRTLVHKSSFEVGQGNPGMANVGHELGTKAALAVLAGDILKTLLAWMVARTVFADAAGGADAAGLWAGLGATLGHNYPFWHRFHGGKGVTTTCSAIILTSPLWGIAASLLGFAVVVLSGYLCVGAVAICGAFFLFTLLVGTSEQAAVALVLTLLMLRAHWGKIRGIADGTTRRATLSDKVWDRLRKKGGKDRGGKDGAKGDAET from the coding sequence ATGGTCGCAAGAATCTCATCGCTCCTCATCGGGTATGCCTTCGGCGGCCTCCTCACGGCCGAGGTCGTGTGTCGCACCCTCGTGCACAAGTCGTCCTTCGAGGTAGGGCAGGGCAACCCCGGCATGGCCAACGTCGGCCACGAGCTGGGCACCAAGGCAGCTCTCGCCGTGCTTGCGGGCGACATCCTCAAGACGCTCCTCGCCTGGATGGTCGCACGTACGGTCTTTGCCGATGCAGCAGGCGGCGCGGACGCCGCCGGCCTCTGGGCGGGCCTCGGTGCGACGCTCGGTCACAACTATCCCTTCTGGCACCGCTTCCATGGCGGCAAGGGCGTGACCACGACCTGCTCGGCCATCATCCTCACGAGTCCGCTCTGGGGCATCGCAGCGTCCCTTCTCGGATTCGCGGTCGTTGTGCTCTCGGGTTACCTCTGCGTGGGCGCCGTCGCGATATGCGGAGCGTTCTTCCTGTTCACACTGCTCGTCGGCACGTCCGAACAGGCAGCGGTCGCCCTCGTGCTGACGCTTCTGATGCTCCGCGCGCACTGGGGCAAGATCCGCGGAATCGCAGACGGGACGACCCGTCGTGCGACCCTCTCCGACAAGGTCTGGGACAGGCTCAGGAAGAAGGGCGGGAAGGACAGGGGCGGGAAGGACGGCGCGAAAGGCGATGCCGAGACATGA
- a CDS encoding glycoside hydrolase family 32 protein: MAIDYNANPKHNWRLRFHLQTQTGDITDPNGLCQLDGTYHFFHQHRRLWPDAAHGWAHWASRDLVSWEWMGCPIMPDCDLDRNGSYSGSAVVHDGQMWCYYTGNALLPGDHDYDRSGRLANETLVVSDGVRFGEKRLVLGNEGYPSYCSCHVRDPKVWRQGGSWHMLLGARTMDDRGAILLYGSPDGLAWELEGSATGTGAEPFGYMWECPNLVRVDGREFLLVCPQGVSKRPFSFQNIHNSGYFPLEGSLVELMRGDGDLMGASGPYPCIDERSFVELDFGFDFYAPQAFEDESGRTLLVGWAGLPDIETQYDNPTRAWTHTLTVPRELTTNAAGRICQWPAREIDGLRGKEVKLTAQDAHGLTGTVGTSPYDVFDLTGARGARFADGSCDLVIDDIDGEGRVLLGSELELLVCDQMLELCFHGAAGAHRGVRRLLASTLSAGRVESLRMLVDTSIVEVFVNGGEVTLTTRWYPQDVSELCVTSTLPGEHRAWEMGCYGFAGMGA, encoded by the coding sequence GTGGCCATAGACTACAACGCCAACCCGAAGCACAACTGGCGCCTGCGCTTCCACCTCCAGACCCAGACCGGGGACATCACCGACCCCAACGGGCTGTGCCAGCTGGACGGGACCTATCACTTCTTCCACCAGCACCGCCGCCTCTGGCCCGACGCCGCGCATGGCTGGGCCCACTGGGCAAGCCGCGACCTTGTGAGTTGGGAGTGGATGGGCTGCCCCATCATGCCCGACTGCGACCTGGACCGAAACGGATCCTATTCGGGCTCCGCCGTCGTGCATGACGGGCAGATGTGGTGCTACTACACCGGAAATGCCCTGCTCCCCGGCGATCACGACTACGACCGCTCGGGTCGTCTCGCCAATGAGACCCTGGTGGTGAGCGACGGGGTGCGCTTTGGCGAGAAGAGGCTCGTCCTGGGCAACGAGGGCTACCCCTCCTACTGCAGCTGCCACGTGCGCGACCCCAAGGTGTGGCGACAAGGCGGCAGCTGGCACATGCTGCTGGGGGCGCGGACGATGGACGACCGGGGGGCCATCCTCCTGTACGGCAGCCCCGACGGCCTTGCCTGGGAGCTGGAGGGGTCGGCAACGGGCACGGGTGCCGAGCCCTTCGGCTACATGTGGGAATGCCCCAACCTGGTGCGTGTGGATGGGCGTGAGTTCCTCCTCGTATGCCCCCAGGGCGTGAGCAAGCGGCCCTTCTCGTTCCAGAACATCCATAACAGCGGCTACTTCCCCCTCGAGGGAAGCCTCGTCGAGCTCATGCGCGGCGACGGGGATCTCATGGGCGCCAGTGGCCCCTACCCCTGCATCGACGAGAGGAGCTTCGTCGAGCTGGACTTTGGCTTCGACTTCTACGCACCGCAGGCGTTCGAGGACGAGTCCGGGCGGACGCTCCTGGTGGGCTGGGCAGGCCTGCCCGACATAGAGACCCAGTACGACAACCCGACCCGTGCGTGGACGCACACGCTGACCGTGCCACGCGAGCTCACGACGAATGCCGCCGGCCGCATCTGCCAGTGGCCCGCCCGAGAGATCGACGGCCTGCGTGGCAAGGAGGTCAAGCTCACGGCGCAGGACGCCCACGGGCTCACGGGCACCGTCGGGACCTCCCCCTACGACGTCTTCGACCTCACGGGCGCCAGGGGGGCGCGCTTCGCGGATGGCAGCTGCGACCTTGTGATCGATGACATCGACGGGGAGGGGCGCGTCCTTCTGGGCAGCGAGCTCGAGCTCCTGGTGTGCGACCAGATGCTCGAGCTCTGCTTCCACGGGGCGGCAGGGGCCCATCGCGGCGTACGGCGCCTCCTTGCGAGCACGCTCTCGGCCGGTCGCGTGGAGTCGCTGCGCATGCTGGTCGACACCTCCATCGTGGAGGTCTTCGTGAACGGCGGGGAGGTCACCCTGACCACACGCTGGTACCCACAGGACGTCTCGGAGCTGTGCGTCACCTCGACGCTCCCGGGAGAGCACCGTGCCTGGGAGATGGGTTGCTACGGCTTCGCGGGCATGGGCGCCTAG
- a CDS encoding 2-hydroxyacyl-CoA dehydratase yields MTNHMESTAAQVRARQPIELVQFEAELRPKNPIDLSHAHLRLGIDVGSTTVKLAVIDDNDNLVYANYERHHTDVKATAAQVFAKARSVVGDVPMRVSITGSGGMLLSQWLNVEFVQEVIASKHAVEALIPQTDCAIELGGEDAKIIYFDNGIEQRMNGTCAGGTGAFIDQMASLMETDATGLNELAKGASHIYPIASRCGVFAKSDVQPLLNEGAAREDVAASIFQAVANQTVSGLACGHPIRGYVAFLGGPLQYLSELRHRFYETLRLDEQHRVIPENAHLFVATGAALAGESDTYVTFSEVIDDLRNLGDTQGSEVARLDPLFATEDAYRSFKERHDQEVVAKGSLDGYHGRVFIGLDAGSTTMKAAVVGEDGELLYTWYDNNNGDVLGTARRIMDDIYDHLGEGCTIGHVTTTGYGEGILIEALGADSGEIETVAHLRGARAFVPDVNFILDIGGQDMKCLQVKNGIIEHISLNEACSSGCGSFIANFADSMGMDVRQFAAAAVKGERPVDLGSRCTVFMNSRVKQAQKEGATIGDVAAGLSYSVIKNALFKVIKLRDYDEIGKYVVVQGGTFMSDATLRAFELLTGREVIRPDIAGAMGAYGAALLARDRAGASGTSMLLSREKIDNLEVKHTNAHCGRCSNNCLLTINSFGNGRRFITGNRCEKGSGKPKSQQSQAPNLFKFKSRLLFDREVLPADEAPRGTVGIPRALNMYENYPFWHAFFTRLGFSVVLSDPTTRKTYEAGTESMPSESVCYPAKLSHGHIMNLLEKDPDFIWMPCIRWERQEDDGATNHYNCPIVMSYPQALGLNVDELSDPKVEYLDAYIPYDNKKELKRRLYELIQLQRRADAAAGRGRFRGADITRAEVDAAVNEAWEADLAFKDAMHRKGDETLRWIEDNDAHGIVLAGRPYHNDGEINHAIPEMLQGFGFAVLTEDAVAHKMRPERPIRVVDQWMYHSRLYRAARFVASRNDLDLIQLQSFGCGLDALTTDQVQEILENSGKIYTVLKIDEVSNLGAARIRVRSLMAALKEGRAELERETAAGIATEVAPVDVRRADGTLEHARQTDLSRRTPVYRSAKGSDFKKVRYTKEMQAEGYTILAPQMAPIHFDLVEPLLRGAGYNVVLLPSVDHAAVDTGLKYVNNDICYPSILVTGQIMEAVLSGKYDLSRTAVLISQTGGGCRATNYIALIRKALKDSGHPDIPVISLSAAGNLDEKNPGFNILSDPQLLVRAVYALLYGDLIMQLLYRVRPYEVERGSADRLYDSFMSRAKTLIPRTDRKSFYRLCQDTIDRFERLPLENDRSKPRVGVVGEILVKFHPTANNEVVRVIESEGCEADVPGLVDFFLFGMSNQINMKRELGTKASSRLTHIAGIKAIDALRAPINKMLRRTTRFEPYGSIFELAEKAEQVLSLCNTMGEGWLLTAEMVDLIEHGTPNIVVCSPFACLPNHVVGKSVIKRLRQMHGESNIVAVDYDPGASEVNQLNRIKLMISVAKENFKNGGAFRIENANDPTTSVVMPYVDETSSHRRHRGELGDSLVNEGAVVSGVYAAYGAPASEDGGATYGRGEGRIHLSPEQLDAIRQAKEKAGVR; encoded by the coding sequence ATGACTAACCACATGGAATCGACAGCTGCCCAGGTCCGCGCCCGCCAGCCGATCGAGCTCGTGCAGTTCGAGGCGGAACTCAGGCCCAAGAACCCCATCGATTTGTCCCACGCGCACCTGCGCCTGGGCATCGACGTGGGCTCGACCACCGTCAAGCTTGCCGTCATCGACGACAACGACAACCTGGTCTACGCCAACTACGAGCGCCACCACACCGACGTCAAGGCCACGGCCGCGCAGGTCTTCGCCAAGGCGCGCAGCGTCGTCGGCGACGTGCCCATGCGCGTCTCCATCACCGGGTCGGGCGGCATGCTCCTGTCCCAGTGGCTGAACGTGGAGTTCGTCCAGGAGGTCATCGCCTCCAAGCACGCCGTCGAGGCCCTCATCCCCCAGACCGACTGCGCCATCGAGCTCGGTGGCGAGGACGCAAAGATCATCTACTTCGACAATGGCATCGAGCAACGCATGAACGGTACCTGCGCCGGTGGCACGGGTGCCTTCATCGACCAGATGGCCTCCCTCATGGAGACCGACGCGACGGGCCTGAACGAGCTCGCCAAGGGTGCGTCGCACATCTACCCGATCGCGTCGCGCTGCGGCGTCTTCGCCAAGTCGGATGTCCAGCCGCTGCTGAACGAGGGCGCCGCCCGTGAGGACGTGGCCGCCTCCATCTTCCAGGCCGTCGCCAACCAGACCGTCTCTGGCCTGGCCTGCGGCCATCCCATCCGTGGATATGTCGCCTTCCTCGGCGGCCCCTTGCAGTACCTCTCGGAGCTGCGCCACCGCTTCTACGAGACCCTGCGGCTCGACGAGCAGCATCGCGTCATCCCCGAGAACGCCCACCTCTTCGTCGCCACGGGTGCCGCCCTTGCCGGCGAGTCCGACACCTATGTCACCTTCTCCGAGGTCATCGACGACCTCAGGAACCTGGGCGACACCCAGGGCAGCGAGGTTGCCCGTCTCGACCCGCTCTTCGCGACCGAGGACGCCTACCGCAGCTTCAAGGAGCGCCATGACCAGGAGGTCGTGGCCAAGGGCAGCCTGGACGGCTACCACGGCCGCGTGTTCATCGGCCTGGACGCGGGCTCCACCACGATGAAGGCCGCCGTCGTGGGAGAGGACGGCGAGCTCCTCTACACCTGGTACGACAACAACAACGGCGACGTCCTGGGCACGGCGCGCAGGATCATGGACGACATCTACGACCATCTGGGCGAGGGCTGCACCATCGGTCACGTCACCACCACCGGCTACGGCGAGGGCATCCTGATCGAGGCGCTCGGTGCCGACTCCGGCGAGATCGAGACCGTCGCCCACCTGCGTGGGGCCCGCGCCTTCGTCCCCGACGTCAACTTCATCCTCGACATCGGCGGCCAGGACATGAAGTGCCTGCAGGTCAAGAACGGCATCATCGAGCACATTTCGCTCAACGAGGCCTGCTCCTCGGGCTGCGGCTCGTTCATCGCCAACTTCGCCGACTCCATGGGCATGGACGTGCGCCAGTTCGCTGCCGCGGCGGTCAAGGGGGAGCGTCCCGTCGACCTGGGCTCGCGCTGTACGGTCTTCATGAACTCCCGCGTCAAGCAGGCCCAGAAGGAGGGTGCGACCATCGGTGACGTCGCTGCGGGCCTCTCGTACTCCGTCATCAAGAACGCGCTCTTCAAGGTCATCAAGCTGCGTGACTACGACGAGATCGGCAAGTACGTCGTGGTCCAGGGCGGCACCTTCATGAGTGACGCGACACTGCGGGCCTTCGAGCTCCTGACGGGTCGCGAGGTCATCCGGCCCGACATCGCGGGCGCCATGGGCGCCTACGGCGCGGCGCTGCTTGCGCGCGACCGCGCCGGTGCAAGTGGCACCTCAATGCTCCTCTCGCGCGAGAAGATCGACAACCTCGAGGTCAAGCATACCAACGCCCACTGCGGTCGCTGCTCCAACAACTGCCTGCTCACCATCAACTCCTTCGGCAACGGCCGTCGCTTCATCACGGGCAACCGCTGCGAGAAGGGCTCGGGCAAGCCCAAGAGCCAGCAGTCCCAGGCGCCCAACCTCTTCAAGTTCAAGAGCAGGCTGCTCTTCGACCGTGAGGTCCTGCCCGCCGACGAGGCCCCACGCGGCACCGTGGGCATACCCCGTGCCCTCAACATGTACGAGAACTACCCGTTCTGGCACGCGTTCTTCACCAGGCTGGGCTTCTCGGTCGTGCTCTCCGACCCCACCACGCGCAAGACCTACGAGGCAGGCACCGAGTCCATGCCATCGGAGTCCGTGTGCTACCCGGCCAAGCTCTCGCACGGCCACATCATGAACCTTTTGGAGAAGGACCCCGACTTCATCTGGATGCCCTGCATCCGCTGGGAGCGCCAGGAGGATGACGGTGCGACCAACCACTACAACTGCCCCATCGTCATGAGCTACCCGCAGGCGCTGGGCCTGAACGTCGACGAGCTCTCCGACCCCAAGGTGGAGTACCTCGACGCCTACATCCCCTATGACAACAAGAAGGAGCTCAAGCGCCGCCTGTACGAGCTCATCCAGCTGCAGCGCAGAGCCGATGCGGCCGCCGGCAGGGGTCGCTTCAGGGGGGCGGACATCACCCGTGCCGAGGTCGATGCCGCCGTCAACGAGGCCTGGGAGGCCGACCTCGCGTTCAAGGACGCCATGCATCGCAAGGGCGACGAGACGCTCAGGTGGATCGAGGACAACGATGCCCACGGCATCGTGCTGGCGGGTCGCCCCTACCACAACGACGGCGAGATCAACCATGCCATCCCCGAGATGCTCCAGGGCTTTGGCTTCGCGGTCCTGACCGAGGACGCCGTCGCGCACAAGATGAGGCCCGAGCGTCCCATCCGCGTCGTCGACCAGTGGATGTACCACAGTCGCCTCTATCGTGCGGCGCGCTTTGTCGCCAGCCGAAACGACCTCGACCTCATACAGCTGCAGTCCTTCGGCTGTGGCCTCGACGCGCTTACGACCGACCAGGTCCAGGAGATCCTCGAGAACTCCGGCAAGATCTACACCGTCCTCAAGATCGACGAGGTCTCGAACCTAGGTGCCGCGCGCATCCGTGTCCGCTCGCTCATGGCCGCCCTCAAGGAGGGGCGTGCCGAGCTCGAGCGCGAGACTGCGGCGGGCATCGCCACGGAGGTCGCGCCCGTCGACGTCCGTCGTGCCGATGGCACGCTCGAGCACGCCCGCCAGACGGACCTCTCGCGCCGCACGCCCGTCTATCGCAGCGCCAAGGGGTCGGACTTCAAGAAGGTCCGCTACACCAAGGAGATGCAGGCCGAGGGGTACACCATCCTCGCACCTCAGATGGCACCCATCCACTTCGACCTCGTCGAGCCCCTTCTGAGGGGGGCCGGCTACAACGTCGTGCTGCTGCCCTCCGTCGACCACGCGGCCGTCGACACGGGCCTCAAGTACGTCAACAACGACATCTGCTACCCGTCCATCCTGGTCACGGGACAGATCATGGAGGCCGTCCTCTCGGGCAAGTACGACCTCAGCCGAACGGCAGTCCTGATCTCCCAGACCGGTGGCGGCTGCCGAGCCACCAACTACATCGCCCTCATCCGCAAGGCGCTCAAGGACTCGGGACATCCCGACATCCCGGTCATCTCCCTGTCCGCAGCCGGCAACCTCGACGAGAAGAACCCCGGCTTCAACATCCTGTCCGATCCCCAGCTGCTGGTTCGTGCCGTGTACGCGCTGCTGTACGGTGACCTCATCATGCAGCTGCTCTACCGCGTGCGCCCCTATGAGGTCGAGAGGGGCTCGGCGGACCGGCTCTACGACAGCTTCATGAGCCGTGCCAAGACCCTCATCCCACGCACGGATCGCAAGAGCTTCTATCGCCTGTGTCAGGACACCATCGACCGCTTCGAACGGCTGCCGCTGGAGAACGACCGCTCCAAGCCACGCGTCGGCGTGGTCGGCGAGATCCTCGTCAAGTTCCACCCGACGGCCAACAACGAGGTCGTGCGCGTCATCGAGAGCGAGGGCTGCGAGGCAGATGTGCCCGGCCTGGTCGACTTCTTCCTGTTTGGCATGTCCAACCAGATCAACATGAAAAGGGAGCTGGGCACCAAGGCCAGCTCGCGCCTCACGCACATCGCGGGCATCAAGGCCATCGACGCCCTGCGTGCGCCCATCAACAAGATGCTGCGCAGGACAACGCGCTTCGAGCCCTATGGCTCCATCTTCGAGCTTGCGGAGAAGGCCGAGCAGGTCCTGTCCCTGTGCAACACGATGGGCGAGGGCTGGCTGCTCACGGCCGAGATGGTCGATCTCATCGAACACGGCACGCCCAACATCGTGGTGTGCTCGCCGTTTGCCTGCCTGCCCAACCATGTCGTGGGCAAGTCGGTCATCAAGCGCCTGCGCCAGATGCATGGCGAGTCCAACATCGTGGCCGTCGACTACGACCCCGGTGCGTCCGAGGTCAATCAGCTCAACCGCATCAAGCTGATGATCTCTGTCGCGAAGGAGAACTTCAAGAACGGTGGCGCGTTCAGGATCGAGAACGCGAACGACCCCACCACCAGCGTGGTCATGCCCTACGTGGACGAGACCTCCTCGCATCGGCGTCACCGTGGCGAGCTTGGGGACAGCCTTGTGAACGAGGGTGCGGTAGTCTCGGGAGTCTATGCCGCCTACGGTGCGCCGGCGTCAGAGGATGGCGGTGCGACGTACGGTCGCGGGGAGGGGAGGATCCACCTCTCGCCCGAGCAGCTCGATGCCATCCGGCAGGCCAAGGAGAAGGCTGGCGTGAGGTAG
- the pepT gene encoding peptidase T, translated as MASATEHREPKHREPRPCEPRPCEPRPCEPRSYEPKPSDVLERFLRYVQVDSQSDPDNESETPSTPAQHDMARVLGEELRALGCEDVVVDGHAYVTATVPASAGAEGLPALGLCAHIDSTVDAPAAGVRPHVVHYEGGDLVAGVIDGTEVSTSSDQVPDLGQFVGQDIVVSDGRTLLSADDKAGVAEICALVARLGDDPSLPHPTLKIAFVPDEEIGHGAALLDLDKFGAAWCYTVDGEALGEFNYETFNAAEATVRVRGVMVHPGSAKDVMVNAITVAGEFERLVPAFERPEHTEGREGFYHPIQVRGTASEVTLTYIVRDHDASRFEGRQQVLRDIAAFLNGRHGEGTVTVELREQYRNMSEAFGDCPFLIANALEAHREVGIEPKVVAVRGGTDGSQLSLRGLPCPNIATGGYNAHSVREFVPVRSLELTVDLLERLVGKFSVPQS; from the coding sequence ATGGCCAGCGCCACCGAGCACCGCGAACCCAAGCACCGCGAGCCCAGACCCTGCGAGCCCAGACCCTGCGAGCCCAGACCCTGCGAGCCCAGATCCTATGAGCCCAAGCCCTCCGACGTGCTCGAGCGCTTCCTGCGCTACGTGCAGGTCGACTCCCAGTCCGATCCCGACAACGAGTCGGAGACGCCCTCCACGCCTGCACAACATGACATGGCACGCGTTCTGGGAGAGGAGCTGCGCGCCCTGGGCTGCGAGGACGTCGTCGTGGACGGGCACGCCTACGTCACCGCGACGGTTCCGGCCTCTGCGGGTGCCGAGGGCCTTCCCGCCCTGGGCCTCTGCGCCCACATCGACTCCACGGTCGACGCCCCTGCCGCAGGCGTGAGGCCCCACGTGGTCCACTACGAGGGTGGCGACCTGGTCGCAGGCGTCATCGACGGCACCGAGGTCTCCACCTCCTCCGATCAGGTTCCCGACCTGGGACAGTTCGTGGGCCAGGACATCGTCGTGAGCGACGGGCGCACGCTCCTCTCGGCTGACGACAAGGCCGGCGTGGCGGAGATCTGCGCGTTGGTGGCGCGTCTCGGGGACGATCCCAGCCTGCCACACCCCACGCTCAAGATCGCCTTCGTGCCGGACGAGGAGATCGGTCACGGGGCCGCCCTCCTGGACCTCGATAAGTTTGGCGCCGCCTGGTGCTACACCGTCGACGGCGAGGCCTTGGGCGAGTTCAACTACGAGACGTTCAACGCAGCCGAGGCCACCGTGCGCGTGCGCGGCGTGATGGTGCACCCAGGCAGCGCCAAGGACGTCATGGTCAACGCAATCACCGTGGCAGGCGAGTTCGAGCGGCTGGTGCCCGCCTTCGAGCGCCCGGAGCACACCGAGGGTCGCGAGGGCTTCTACCATCCCATCCAGGTCAGAGGCACGGCGTCCGAGGTCACTCTCACCTACATCGTGCGCGACCACGACGCCAGTCGCTTCGAGGGACGCCAACAGGTCCTTCGTGACATCGCGGCCTTCCTGAACGGCCGTCATGGGGAGGGGACCGTCACGGTGGAGCTGCGCGAGCAGTACCGCAACATGTCCGAGGCCTTTGGCGACTGTCCCTTCCTGATCGCCAACGCGCTCGAGGCACATCGGGAGGTGGGCATCGAGCCCAAGGTCGTCGCCGTCCGTGGCGGCACCGACGGCTCGCAGCTCTCGCTGCGCGGGCTGCCCTGCCCCAACATCGCGACAGGCGGCTACAACGCGCATTCGGTACGCGAGTTCGTTCCCGTGCGTAGCCTTGAGCTCACGGTCGACCTCCTTGAGCGTCTGGTGGGGAAGTTCTCCGTGCCCCAGTCGTAG